In one Winogradskyella sp. MH6 genomic region, the following are encoded:
- a CDS encoding sigma-70 family RNA polymerase sigma factor, with amino-acid sequence MRQLKITKQVTNRETASLDKYLQEIGKVDLITADEEVELAQRIKAGDQVALEKLTKANLRFVVSVAKQYQNQGLTLPDLINEGNLGLIKAAQRFDETRGFKFISYAVWWIRQSILQALAEQSRIVRLPLNKIGSINKINKTFAFLEQSHERPPSAEEIAKELDMTINDVKESMKNSGRHVSMDAPLVEGEDSNLYDVLRSGESPNPDKDLLHESLRTEIERALETLTPREADVIRLYFGLGNQHPMTLEEIGETFDLTRERVRQIKEKAIRRLKHTSRSKILKTYLG; translated from the coding sequence ATGAGACAGCTTAAAATTACCAAGCAGGTTACCAACAGAGAAACCGCATCATTAGACAAATACCTACAAGAAATTGGTAAAGTCGACTTAATTACAGCAGACGAAGAAGTAGAATTAGCACAGCGTATTAAAGCTGGCGACCAAGTCGCTTTAGAGAAATTAACAAAAGCTAATTTACGTTTCGTTGTATCTGTGGCAAAACAATACCAAAACCAAGGTTTAACATTACCAGACTTAATTAACGAAGGTAATTTAGGTTTAATAAAAGCTGCACAGCGTTTTGATGAAACACGTGGATTTAAGTTTATATCTTATGCCGTATGGTGGATTCGTCAATCTATTTTACAAGCATTAGCAGAACAATCGCGTATTGTACGTTTACCGTTAAACAAGATTGGTTCTATAAATAAAATCAATAAGACCTTTGCGTTTTTAGAGCAAAGCCATGAACGTCCTCCATCTGCTGAGGAAATTGCTAAGGAATTAGACATGACGATTAACGATGTTAAGGAGTCCATGAAAAATTCTGGTCGTCACGTTAGTATGGATGCTCCATTAGTTGAAGGTGAAGATTCTAATTTATACGATGTATTACGCAGTGGAGAATCACCAAATCCAGATAAGGATTTATTACACGAATCTCTGAGAACTGAGATTGAGCGTGCTCTTGAGACTTTGACACCTCGTGAAGCCGATGTTATTCGTTTATATTTTGGGCTTGGAAATCAACACCCAATGACCTTAGAAGAAATTGGTGAGACTTTTGACTTAACTCGTGAGCGTGTAAGACAAATTAAAGAAAAAGCTATTCGTAGATTAAAACATACGTCTAGAAGTAAAATATTAAAGACCTATCTAGGTTAA